The proteins below come from a single Pseudomonadota bacterium genomic window:
- a CDS encoding tetratricopeptide repeat protein, whose protein sequence is MNERLRTYSWYFSLAVVVVLVFGRTVGFDFVSYDDTIHVYENHYVRNFSARNLLYFWQQPHEKLYIPLVYNLWAVLAWCSGILFPSGGGEPNPHLYHAANVLCHLLNTFLVFSLLKKLLHDPWGGLAGALLFALHPVQAEAVSWVSGMKDLLSGLFFLLALNQYVRCLEKDPEARLPVSSYMLATLFFLLALFSKPSVVVLPVVAAVIARCFYHRSLRRLIPELGPWVALAVPIITMTRSIQVGGGTMAEVSLAHRLLVAGDACSFYLWKLFWPLGLTFDYGRSLEYVLAQGWVYLTGIIPVLAALVIWRFRRPWLLAAAGIFISLILPVSGLVPFPFQMMSTVADRYLYLAILGPALAAGWAFSRYRQKKPVLIVAVLIPVLLGAGTVVQKSHWRNSDALYENSLKINSRSWMSLHNLGALAQIRGQYNEAMAYYEKALAVKPDSPIAWSIYRDIGSLYRITGEYEKSIAAYRKSLDFWPEAPAYYGLGQTYLAMGDPAAAIPVLIRAVEKDPRMLDAYHALASAYYSVGRRGEAQSIVARSLAIAPGQAELHAILGNIYSDVGQDRQAIAEYQRALALNPRLGDAHAALGFVWFRQQDTARARKAFKKATEVSPESGSGWNGLGMMAYQQGNLLEALDAFLQAIKVDPDDGLLYNNVSRVYFELGRYDLAVSYFDQAVARGVVDPVQRQAVEPYR, encoded by the coding sequence ACCTCTGGGCTGTTCTGGCCTGGTGCTCCGGAATCCTTTTTCCCTCCGGCGGGGGCGAGCCGAACCCCCACCTGTATCATGCCGCCAATGTTCTCTGCCACCTGCTGAATACATTCCTGGTTTTTTCGCTCCTGAAGAAACTGCTTCATGACCCGTGGGGGGGGCTGGCTGGAGCGCTTCTTTTTGCACTCCATCCTGTCCAGGCCGAAGCCGTTTCCTGGGTTTCCGGGATGAAGGACCTGCTCTCCGGGCTGTTTTTTCTTCTGGCCCTGAACCAGTATGTGCGATGCCTGGAGAAAGATCCCGAGGCCAGGCTTCCGGTCTCCTCGTATATGCTGGCAACCCTGTTTTTTCTTCTTGCTCTCTTTTCCAAGCCGTCGGTCGTTGTTCTGCCTGTCGTCGCCGCGGTCATCGCGCGCTGTTTTTACCATCGTTCACTCCGGCGGCTTATCCCGGAGCTTGGGCCCTGGGTTGCCCTGGCCGTCCCGATCATCACAATGACCAGGTCCATTCAGGTCGGAGGGGGGACAATGGCAGAAGTGTCACTGGCCCATCGTTTGCTGGTTGCCGGGGATGCCTGCTCGTTTTATCTCTGGAAACTGTTTTGGCCGCTGGGGTTGACCTTTGACTACGGGCGATCCCTGGAGTATGTCCTGGCGCAGGGCTGGGTCTATCTGACCGGGATCATCCCGGTTCTGGCCGCTCTTGTTATCTGGCGGTTCCGTCGACCCTGGCTGCTGGCCGCTGCCGGTATATTTATCAGTTTGATCCTGCCGGTTTCCGGTCTGGTTCCATTTCCTTTTCAGATGATGTCAACCGTTGCGGACCGTTACCTGTATCTCGCGATACTTGGGCCGGCATTGGCTGCTGGCTGGGCGTTTTCCCGTTATCGGCAGAAAAAACCTGTGCTGATTGTTGCTGTCCTGATCCCGGTTCTGCTCGGAGCAGGAACAGTTGTCCAGAAATCCCATTGGCGGAACAGCGACGCTCTTTATGAAAACTCCCTCAAGATTAATTCTCGCAGCTGGATGTCCCTGCATAACCTGGGGGCTTTGGCACAGATCCGAGGGCAATACAATGAAGCCATGGCATACTATGAAAAGGCTCTTGCCGTTAAACCGGATTCTCCTATTGCCTGGAGTATCTATAGAGATATTGGATCCCTGTACCGGATAACCGGCGAATATGAAAAATCCATTGCCGCCTACCGGAAATCCCTTGATTTCTGGCCTGAAGCCCCTGCCTATTACGGTCTGGGCCAGACCTATCTGGCGATGGGTGACCCGGCGGCGGCGATTCCTGTTCTGATCAGGGCGGTTGAAAAGGACCCACGGATGCTGGATGCGTATCATGCCCTGGCCTCGGCATATTATTCGGTGGGCAGGAGAGGGGAGGCCCAAAGTATCGTCGCCCGTTCCCTGGCTATCGCTCCGGGACAGGCGGAACTTCATGCCATCCTTGGCAACATTTACTCTGATGTCGGTCAGGACCGGCAGGCCATTGCTGAATATCAAAGGGCTCTTGCCCTGAATCCCCGTCTGGGAGATGCCCATGCCGCTCTGGGATTTGTCTGGTTTCGGCAGCAGGATACCGCCAGGGCTCGCAAGGCTTTTAAGAAGGCAACGGAAGTCAGTCCGGAGAGTGGGTCCGGCTGGAACGGGTTGGGGATGATGGCTTATCAACAGGGGAACCTTCTGGAGGCCCTGGACGCCTTTCTTCAGGCAATCAAGGTTGATCCGGACGACGGCCTACTGTACAACAATGTTTCGCGGGTCTATTTCGAACTGGGCCGCTATGACCTGGCCGTCTCCTACTTCGATCAGGCCGTGGCCCGGGGGGTGGTCGACCCGGTCCAACGCCAGGCCGTTGAGCCCTACCGGTGA